The DNA region TATCCTAAATTGCTTGCTTCGATGTTAGGTTTGTTTGTTGCCACACCGATTTTGAGACAAAGGGGATTTTATCATTTTTTAGCTTTTGGAGCATTTTGTTTGTTTTGGATCGTTTCTCCTTTAGTTTTGATAGAAAAATTTGGCTTTGGAGCAAATGCTGTGGCTTTATTTACCCTCGTAGGCGTTACGGGAGCTTTGTGCGCGCCCATTGCAGGCAGGCTTGCGGATGCGGGAAAAAGTCGATGGACGACAAATATTGCACTTTTGTGCGTGGGTTTTTCGATGTTACTGGCTGCTTTGCCGATTCAAAATGCTTGGGGGGCGTTCATTTGGCTTGCAATTTGTGGGATTGTACTTGATTTTGGTGTTTCCTTAAACCTTGTGGTAGGGCAAAGAATGATTTATGCTTTAGCCCAAGAGATTCGAGCTAGACTTAATGCTCTTTATATGGTAATGTTTTTTATAGGCGGGGCTTTAGGGTCTTATTTGGGTGGTTATGTGTATGCTCATTGGGGCTATGAGGCGGCTTTTTGTCTTGGAGGCCTGATGGGCTTGATTGCATTTTTTACGTTTAGGTGGAATTTAAGAAAAAACCATTAAAATATTACAATCTTATTTAAAAGACAAAAATAATGAAGTTTTGCCTAAATATGGATA from Helicobacter sp. 12S02232-10 includes:
- a CDS encoding MFS transporter — translated: MAFYILNVGVLFLMSFSQTFQGLLMMSLLVGLCASAIQMIVPFGASMAPENVRGATIGTIMSGLLFGIMLARPLSSFFSGFIGWNGVFQISGGLIFVLAIIFLFALPLKSPSGKMSYPKLLASMLGLFVATPILRQRGFYHFLAFGAFCLFWIVSPLVLIEKFGFGANAVALFTLVGVTGALCAPIAGRLADAGKSRWTTNIALLCVGFSMLLAALPIQNAWGAFIWLAICGIVLDFGVSLNLVVGQRMIYALAQEIRARLNALYMVMFFIGGALGSYLGGYVYAHWGYEAAFCLGGLMGLIAFFTFRWNLRKNH